The Synergistaceae bacterium sequence CAACTCTGACACGCTAAATCATCCTCCTCATCGTCGCAGTCGCAAAGCACGTCATCGACAGTCCTGCTCCGGCATCGTCGAGCCCCTCTGCGGACTTGAACTTCAAGTTACAGGGGAAATGTTCACTGAGATTCGCGATGATTGCTTCACGGTATTTGTTCAGGCGGGGGACTTGCGCTTCCACCACAGCATCAACAAACACAACCTCCCAGCCCTCAGCCTCAACGCGCCTCATGACCTCGTCAAGCAGCTTCATGCTGTCCGCACCCCTGAACTCCTCAGAGCTTGCGGGGAAGAGATTGCCGATGTCAGGAAGCCCCGCTCCGCCGAGAACTGCATCCATCACTGCATGAGCCAGAACGTCAGCATCACTGTGCCCGAGCAGTCCGAGAGGAGAAGCTATCTCCACGCCTCCGAGAATCAACCTTCTTTCCGGCACGAGCCTGTGAACGTCATAGCCCAGACCAGTGCGCATTGTTCCCTCCGTCAGCGCGCGTGCAATCATCATGTCCTCCTTCTGCGTAACCTTGAAGTTCAGCCGTTCTCCCTCAACATAACGCAGTTCATGACCTACATTCTGCCACGCTTCTGCTTCGTCCTTAGCGAGAGGACAGGCCTTCACCGCCTCAATGAGTTTTTCGCGCGGGAAACTCTGCGGGGTCTGCGTTATGTACAGTCCTTCACGGTCAACGCACTCTATCTCCGTGCCGTCAATCCTCTTCAGCGCGTCGCTCACGGGCAGGACTGGAACAACCCCAGCGTCATCGTCTGTGCTGTCCATCAGCCGCCGGAAAAGCTCCTTACTCCCGAACGGACGTGCCGCATCGTGAACCATAACGTAATCACACGCTGCCTCGCGAAGTCCGTTAAGCACCGAGAGAGCACGCTCGCTCCCGCCGTG is a genomic window containing:
- the ispF gene encoding 2-C-methyl-D-erythritol 2,4-cyclodiphosphate synthase is translated as MREFSFVIAAGGSGSRMGNVRKQFMTLGGKALWRWSADVAAKTDGVREIVLIVPAGFDGEISAPYPVKVTHGGSERALSVLNGLREAACDYVMVHDAARPFGSKELFRRLMDSTDDDAGVVPVLPVSDALKRIDGTEIECVDREGLYITQTPQSFPREKLIEAVKACPLAKDEAEAWQNVGHELRYVEGERLNFKVTQKEDMMIARALTEGTMRTGLGYDVHRLVPERRLILGGVEIASPLGLLGHSDADVLAHAVMDAVLGGAGLPDIGNLFPASSEEFRGADSMKLLDEVMRRVEAEGWEVVFVDAVVEAQVPRLNKYREAIIANLSEHFPCNLKFKSAEGLDDAGAGLSMTCFATATMRRMI